In Planococcus citri chromosome 4, ihPlaCitr1.1, whole genome shotgun sequence, the genomic window CCTCTTGAAACTTACAGCATTGTAATAATAGCCTGTGTTATAATCGTAGTATAATCCAGAAGTCGATTCGTAAAcaaatcctgtttttttcatGGCATCTTCGGCAGCTTCTTTGACCATTTCTTCGATAGAAACACTGTCAGCTTTCCATGTCGTATCTGTCGTTTTCGTTTGACCAGAATCATTATCATTTGTATCAGGGTCAGTTTGTGTATCCGTATCGCAAGTTGAAATGGATTTCTAAAATGGAGAACGTTGTACTGATATTTTGTAAGATTAAAAGTAAACGTTATGCAGACTGAAACACTGAAACGTACCTTCAACTTTAGAAGAGTGTCGCATAATTTCTTTATAAGGCGTTTATGTTTTTTGATAAtatcgtgtaatttttcagcatatttGGGAGAAGTTGTATCTTCCTTGGAAAGGTCGTTGTTGAAGGCATCATCGGTGTAAAGGTGTAAATCCTCTTCGTCGACGAATTCTTTCAATAATTCTAACATTTCGGCATAGTTTTAAGTAGAAACgaggaaatttaaaataaaatcatgttATCAGTAATGTTTGATACTTTGGAATTGGGAACGGGCACCTTAATACGGTgagttattcatttttgaacgaaagtattatttacatttttttcattgttgtttttggccaaattacAATTTACGGGTAATTACCGGGCGATTTAAGGCAAATTGACCAAACTAACCAAGTATTTTTGGTTTGTTTGCTCAACAAATCAGTCGACAATATTTGGTTAGTTTGCTCACTTCACCTTAAATCGCCCGGTAATTACCCGTAAATtgtattttggccaaaaacaacagtgaaaaaaatgtaaataatactttcgttcaaaaatgaataacccACCGTATTAAGGTGCCCGTTcccaatcaaaaattaatcaattctatCCACGCAACAACTAAAGAGAGATGTTCCGGTCCGCCATTTTCTCACCATTGGGAATGTAAACAAACACAtggaatttcttatcaaaattttctagcgaaggattttgaatttttctttcaattttttcctcaaattttgcgttttcacttcccaaattttaaatttcgacaTTCAccacaaaattattcaaatttttcaacgtttttaaattattcttcCAGGTTTACATGGTTTCATTCATTCATCGTAGAATTCCTacttctaattttcaaattcaaatacatatctCAAACAAAACTACAATTATTacatagttaattttttttttacttatgtaaatattttctttaTTACCTTTACTCTCTGGTTGCCAAATTTCTGCATGTGGAGACATTTCTTCCGGGGTGAGGTGGAACATCTGATTATCATTCGAGACCTCGTATTCTTCAACCATCATCCAATTCTCATCTTCTATTGCTTTTTCAGGTGTCATCTTTGTAGCTTTTCGACcacgtttttctttttgatgctataaaaattgaatatcgaACCGAAACAatgagataattttcaaaatggtgtacCCAAGGAATATGAATTTCCTTCGGTCTTGgtctttgatgaaaatatcaatCATCAACTAGATAGATAATCTTCAACTTCTAAAATTACTTCAAGATCGTACTTTTTTGTTGCTGGCCTCTGTATTATTCACTTCATCTTCTTTCCCTTCTATATTGATATTCTAGAGTGAAAAAGACAACGAATCATTTGATAGACTGTAGTACACTACACACGACGCCCAACATTCATTTAATCTTACCTTAAAACTTTGCCAAGTAACTTTTTCGGTTTCATAATTGGATTCTTCAAGTTTATTTTCcgaacgttttgattttttcactggCTGGACTGCTTTTCtctaataaaattgtaaaacaaaaattcgttATGAGTGAAATCGCTAAGTCGAATTatgttataaaaataaaaaaattgttcgcaTACAGAAGTTTTGGAATGTTGTTGCAAACTCAGAAATTCACAAATCGATTCTTCAAGTTGATTTTCTGTACGTTTGGATTTTTTCACTGGATGGAGTTGTTTTCTCTAATAAAATTTGTTAGTAAAAATTCGTTTAGAATGAAATTGCGAAGTCGAATTAtactataaaaatgaaattgttcgCATACAGAAATCCTAGAAGATTTTGGCCGACCAGGTAattcattattcgatttttcaagttgatcttCTGTacattcacattttttcactggcttgactatttttctctaataaaatttgtaaacaaaaattagtttagAGTGAAATCGTAGTCGAATTAtgctataaaaatgaaattttgttcacatACACGAATTCTAGACGATTTTGGCCGACCAGGAATTTCATCATCCGATTCTTCAAGTTGATTTTCTGTACATTCAGATTTTTCCACTGGCTTGGGttttattttctaataaaattgtAAGACAAAAATTCGTTGACAGTACAACAGCGAAGTCGAATTAtgctataaaaatgaaattttgttcacatACACGAATTCTAGAAGATTTTGGCCGAccagaaatttcatcattcgaTTCTTCAAGTTGATTTTCTGTACATTCAGATTTTTCCACTGGCTTGGGTTTTATTCtctaataaaattgtaaaacaaaaattcgttGACAGTACAACAGCGAAGTCGAATTAtgctataaaaatgaaattttgttcacatACACGAATTCTAGAAGATTTTGGCCGACcagaaatttcattatttgatCCTTCAAGATTATGCTTGGCGCTTTTTCCctaataaaattgtaaaacaaaaatttgttgaaggtGATACAGTGAAGTCGAATTAtgctataaaaatgaaattgttcgCATACACGAATTCTGGGAGGTTCTGGCACACCAGGAAATAATGTTGGAATAGCTGTTTGTCGAAGTTTTCTATTATCAGGTGGACGATCTATGCGGTATATTTCGTACTGCGATTCATCGAAATGTTTCTGAAACGCAATTGTTTAAATAGTATACAGTGAATGTAAATATCgcgaataattttcatcagtaggtatatatttaaTACTTACTACGCATATTATTGAACTTCTATTCGATGGAATCCAGCCTTCTTCACGTCGACAATGGTTGAACCAGATTTTTAGCCTTTCTTTATTCGTAGCGTTATTAGTGGGAAATTTATGCATGCGGACTTCATCATCACGGCTTGAACATCCACTCACACAACAGCGATGGACCATTTTTAAAGACAATTTCCAATAATTAGGAAAAAGAATTACTAATCACAATACAATTAATATTCTCGCTCTTCTTGTTCTATCAAAGTATCAATCCATCGGATtcgttttttatcattttttttcggatTCGGATACGTTTGTTTAGATTTTTAATGGAGGAAAAATGTCCGACTAAAAAGCTGAATTGTGAGTGCTCTTGAGTATTCGGAAATGTTCGGGTACTCTCGAATGACTCTCGGGTGTTTCTTCAAGTCGGTTTCTTCAGCttctcaccttttttttttttttttttttaccaaaaattagcaaTTAGCATTTTTTCTAAGATTTCTAATTTctatttagcaaaaatttaatttctgaaatgaatttagtttttattttatttcgatcTTAAGTTCTTAACcagaaaaaataaagtaaaagaAATTTCTGTCTCACTCAACTTGGAAGttggaaattggaattattCAAGTTTTAACGTTTTTCAAcacaacatttcatttttccatttactTTACTGGAAAGTGGAAATAAAATATTCTGTATTCACTGTTCCCTTGGGCAGGATTTTCTCTAACAGAGTTCtgtcaaatttctgaaataccTACCCCTTACTTAAGTTACTTACTATCCATTTTCATAAACGTTTTCGATATTCAAAGTACAAGTAGGTAATTGTGTCCAAGTACAACTGATGAGAAAATCTAAATGAAATCGGGgtattcaaataggtactgatacaatttatttcaattataaTTATTTACATTGAACTGGAAGTCTTTCAAAATCGCAATTCGCAACATCGTGTACGTTTGTGCCTGATACTTGTACTTTTGGGTTGGCATTTCCATCTCAATTAAAGCAATCATCTATCATGTACAACATTCGTCATATTAGAAAGTCTAATCACAGGCACACTTACATCCACCGTTTcgtcaattttcatgattttaaaatgagTATTATTATTGCTAATTAAAGCTACAAATTCTCCTGTATCCTTCGGATATTTAATATCAACTCTAATGGAAGCGGTATAATTATCATTTTGCAACTCGTACCAAATATTCCATTCGTCCCGAACTTGGTATTCGCACTGGTACTGATAGAAATAATCAGCTGGAGGAATCAGATGATCTcgactttcaattttgaagttattCCAAGACTCGCTGTATAATTTACGTGGCGCGAGATCCGAGTAGAATACGATATCGTGTCGGAATTTCCAAACATTTACGTCGAAGTGATTCCTGTTGATGATTTCAAATCGACCTTTTTTatatttacccaaaaatttacGATCCCAAATTATTTCTACTTCttgattgtaatttttgccTTGATTTTCGGGTGCTGGCGAAAAATTGGTATCGGGTGTAACATCGGGTTGGATAAAAATGGGAGAACAATACTGTATGAAAACTAAGTGTAATAAAAACGATACCGTTTGACTAAACATATTGTTTGTAGGTACGAAAATTATGCAATCGAAATAAGCCACATTTTATACAACGATGATAGGTAACGTACCTAATTGAGATAAAATtcttactgaaaaattttactcgtgAAAATGATTTCGAGATTTCACacataattatgtttttgataagattttttatCTTTTGACCTGGTTATCTAATTTAGGCTCCTTACATTGAGATAGGAAGGTatacaactttgaaatttttgataacattttgcaTACAATTTTACTACTCTTGTAAGTAGGATCTTTATAAACGTATAAGAttgttatgaaaatatttttggagattcgattgacaaatttttggtatcagAGGTTCGATGTGTTTTCGAAATCAAATCTTTCTTTGTACCCAATTTCGCGAATCATCCTCCAAGATCCTATGCAATTGAGAAAACATGACTCAAATCATAATTCTTCATGATTTATTCGGTAAAAAACGATTTTCTTTGCAATGATTTACagaaactaggtaggtacctgattATTAAATAAGATTCGAacagaaaatgtaaaatcaatctctttcataattttttcctcccatttctggaatattttttcatcaggaaTAAGTAAGTACGCACCATCGCATAggcaaaaacatgaaaaattattcgtggAATTGACGCAGATTGATGATTCAGTTTAGAGCAGCAGAAGCTCTAATATTATTTGTACCATGTTTACATTTACGCCTAGGTAAATATTCAATTGTTTGTACAGAGCGTCGAATTGACCTGAAAAATGAACTCTTCATATGAAATAACATTTCCTTGTCGAATGCGTTCGCCCTTAATTCACTCAAGCCTGTTTGTTTtcctctttcaaaaattgaacttctgaaaaaaagaatcattgCTGATTGTAGGACTAATCGTAtattcaaataataataaacacatcgagaaataaacggaaatatattcgttataaaagtataaaaatatcatcaatcaagAATATCATCGAAGTCGCGTCTATAAACTAAAATCAACGAGGTAGTAAACAGGAGAGCAC contains:
- the LOC135844591 gene encoding uncharacterized protein LOC135844591 isoform X2, translating into MVHRCCVSGCSSRDDEVRMHKFPTNNATNKERLKIWFNHCRREEGWIPSNRSSIICVKHFDESQYEIYRIDRPPDNRKLRQTAIPTLFPGVPEPPRIRGKSAKHNLEGSNNEISGRPKSSRIRRIKPKPVEKSECTENQLEESNDEISGRPKSSRIRKIKPKPVEKSECTENQLEESDDEIPGRPKSSRIRRKIVKPVKKCECTEDQLEKSNNELPGRPKSSRISRKQLHPVKKSKRTENQLEESICEFLSLQQHSKTSRKAVQPVKKSKRSENKLEESNYETEKVTWQSFKNINIEGKEDEVNNTEASNKKHQKEKRGRKATKMTPEKAIEDENWMMVEEYEVSNDNQMFHLTPEEMSPHAEIWQPESKELLKEFVDEEDLHLYTDDAFNNDLSKEDTTSPKYAEKLHDIIKKHKRLIKKLCDTLLKLKKSISTCDTDTQTDPDTNDNDSGQTKTTDTTWKADSVSIEEMVKEAAEDAMKKTGFVYESTSGLYYDYNTGYYYNAEMGLYYDGNSGTYYRYDESTKSFEFHSQVEFPPSTSVDDAQTEGKRKKKSKKNLGNSENVEDELTESLLKLNITDLRRNVIEVSKAWPPCMRIIVKETNVKNLKTGTLFMITYDGGTLGREGDHPVLIPDVNISKYHAKFSFDTKDAKSEIGNYTLTDLGSRNGTFIDGKRLSTAMQESEPHPVLHDTCIRVGGTTLLCHVHPGRETCPDCEPGLLLSNDEEKRAAYVLEENMSEKRKNELRKLKKKFGFKLTGENNVSVTNPEYKDRAEIRRQTVGSHSDSFKTEVASVTQPIKKTNKGFKMLAKMGWSEGESLGAKSEEGITEPILVQQRVEKVGLGYDQPVEPELSKADKKKQEMWKKTQIRYHNLPSNQTS
- the LOC135844591 gene encoding angiogenic factor with G patch and FHA domains 1 isoform X1 — its product is MVHRCCVSGCSSRDDEVRMHKFPTNNATNKERLKIWFNHCRREEGWIPSNRSSIICVKHFDESQYEIYRIDRPPDNRKLRQTAIPTLFPGVPEPPRIRGKSAKHNLEGSNNEISGRPKSSRIRRIKPKPVEKSECTENQLEESNDEISGRPKSSRIRKIKPKPVEKSECTENQLEESDDEIPGRPKSSRIRRKIVKPVKKCECTEDQLEKSNNELPGRPKSSRISRKQLHPVKKSKRTENQLEESICEFLSLQQHSKTSRKAVQPVKKSKRSENKLEESNYETEKVTWQSFKNINIEGKEDEVNNTEASNKKHQKEKRGRKATKMTPEKAIEDENWMMVEEYEVSNDNQMFHLTPEEMSPHAEIWQPESKELLKEFVDEEDLHLYTDDAFNNDLSKEDTTSPKYAEKLHDIIKKHKRLIKKLCDTLLKLKKSISTCDTDTQTDPDTNDNDSGQTKTTDTTWKADSVSIEEMVKEAAEDAMKKTGFVYESTSGLYYDYNTGYYYNAEMGLYYDGNSGTYYRYDESTKSFEFHSQVEFPPSTSVDDAQTEGKRKKKSKKNLGNSENVEDELTSRKKVKRDDESDVEEGECSEDSNAPSDISSDKDIECIENQEDKSNSCVNAVKYNPDEVSKAWPPCMRIIVKETNVKNLKTGTLFMITYDGGTLGREGDHPVLIPDVNISKYHAKFSFDTKDAKSEIGNYTLTDLGSRNGTFIDGKRLSTAMQESEPHPVLHDTCIRVGGTTLLCHVHPGRETCPDCEPGLLLSNDEEKRAAYVLEENMSEKRKNELRKLKKKFGFKLTGENNVSVTNPEYKDRAEIRRQTVGSHSDSFKTEVASVTQPIKKTNKGFKMLAKMGWSEGESLGAKSEEGITEPILVQQRVEKVGLGYDQPVEPELSKADKKKQEMWKKTQIRYHNLPSNQTS